A region from the Candidatus Thiothrix putei genome encodes:
- the folD gene encoding bifunctional methylenetetrahydrofolate dehydrogenase/methenyltetrahydrofolate cyclohydrolase FolD, whose protein sequence is MTAQIIDGKKIAAEVRTEVKQGVDARLQHGKRRPGLAVILIGSDPASQVYVSHKRKACDEVGIMSRSYDLPPQTTQHELVELINELNHDPLIDGILVQLPLPAHLDASLIIEQINPSKDVDGFHPTNVGRLTLRIPSLRPCTPYGVMRLLDSTGEVYKGRHAVIVGASNIVGRPMALELLLAGATVTVTHRFSGGMTPELVRQADIVVAAAGKPGLVKGDWIKPGATVIDVGINRLENGKLAGDVEFAAAAERAAWITPVPGGVGPMTVAMLMKNTLEACEKHSF, encoded by the coding sequence ATGACAGCCCAGATCATTGATGGAAAGAAAATCGCCGCCGAAGTCCGCACCGAAGTCAAACAAGGTGTGGATGCCCGCCTGCAACACGGCAAACGTCGTCCCGGTTTGGCGGTCATTCTGATTGGTTCTGACCCTGCGTCGCAAGTGTACGTCAGCCACAAACGCAAAGCCTGCGATGAAGTGGGCATTATGTCACGTTCTTACGACCTGCCCCCACAAACTACCCAGCACGAATTGGTCGAGTTAATTAACGAGCTGAACCACGACCCGTTGATTGACGGTATTCTGGTACAACTGCCATTACCTGCGCATTTGGATGCCTCGCTGATCATTGAGCAAATCAACCCCAGTAAAGACGTGGATGGTTTCCACCCTACCAACGTCGGCAGATTAACCTTACGCATTCCCAGCCTGCGCCCTTGCACCCCGTATGGCGTAATGCGTTTGCTGGATAGCACGGGCGAAGTCTACAAAGGACGTCATGCCGTGATCGTCGGCGCATCCAACATCGTTGGTCGCCCAATGGCGCTGGAATTATTGTTGGCGGGTGCTACCGTCACCGTTACTCACCGTTTCAGTGGTGGTATGACGCCTGAACTGGTGCGCCAAGCCGACATCGTGGTGGCAGCCGCAGGCAAACCGGGGCTGGTTAAAGGTGATTGGATCAAACCGGGCGCAACCGTGATTGATGTGGGCATTAACCGGCTGGAAAATGGCAAACTAGCAGGCGATGTGGAATTTGCAGCAGCGGCTGAACGTGCAGCGTGGATTACGCCTGTGCCGGGTGGCGTGGGGCCAATGACGGTTGCCATGCTGATGAAAAACACGCTGGAAGCTTGCGAAAAGCATTCGTTTTAA
- a CDS encoding cytochrome c: MSTSVSAKTKDAIKAFIKSRPVDGIPGRRSMPQFNFTDAELDEIVEFLKYTSEINTENWPPNIQG, translated from the coding sequence ATGTCTACAAGCGTTTCGGCGAAAACTAAGGACGCGATCAAAGCCTTCATCAAGAGCCGACCCGTGGATGGCATCCCCGGTCGCCGCAGTATGCCGCAATTCAATTTTACCGATGCGGAACTGGACGAGATTGTTGAATTCCTGAAATACACCAGTGAAATCAATACCGAAAACTGGCCACCTAACATTCAGGGTTAA
- a CDS encoding ISAzo13 family transposase — protein MDEHFRQVLKDHTAGDPMREAVKWTNLSRRQIARRMQALGTSAGKNVVSRLLREHGYRRRKPQKKRTMGQHADRNAQFEKIAQLKQTYLQAGKPVISIDTKKKELLGNFYREGVTDAVEPTEVNDHDFPSYGNGQVIPHGIYDLARNEAALHLNTSHDTTEFACESLGLWWREQGKPNYPEADELLVLCDGGGSNSSSAYLFKQDLQALADSLNLTIRIAHYPPYCSKYNPIEHRLFPHVTRACRGVPLETVETAKHYMAKTETTTGLKVAVRIISKVFETGRKYTQAFKDNMTIQFDDFLPKWNYTATPQSP, from the coding sequence TTGGATGAGCATTTTCGCCAAGTTTTAAAGGATCATACGGCAGGCGACCCCATGCGGGAGGCGGTGAAATGGACGAACCTGTCACGTCGGCAGATTGCCCGGCGGATGCAGGCATTGGGGACATCGGCTGGGAAAAACGTGGTGTCGCGCCTATTACGGGAGCACGGCTACCGCCGCCGCAAGCCCCAGAAGAAACGCACCATGGGGCAACACGCTGACCGTAATGCCCAGTTTGAAAAGATTGCCCAACTCAAACAAACCTACCTGCAAGCAGGCAAACCCGTGATCAGCATTGACACCAAAAAGAAGGAACTGCTGGGCAACTTTTACCGTGAAGGGGTAACGGATGCCGTCGAACCCACGGAGGTCAATGACCATGACTTCCCCAGCTATGGCAATGGTCAGGTGATCCCCCACGGCATCTACGACCTTGCCCGCAACGAAGCGGCACTGCACCTGAACACCAGCCACGACACCACCGAGTTTGCCTGCGAAAGCCTTGGCTTATGGTGGCGTGAGCAAGGGAAACCCAACTACCCCGAAGCTGACGAGCTGTTGGTCTTATGTGACGGTGGTGGCAGCAACAGTTCCTCTGCGTACCTGTTCAAGCAAGACTTGCAGGCATTGGCGGACAGCCTGAACCTGACAATACGCATCGCCCACTACCCGCCCTATTGCTCCAAATACAACCCGATTGAACACCGACTGTTCCCCCATGTGACCCGTGCCTGCCGGGGTGTGCCGTTGGAAACGGTCGAAACCGCCAAACACTACATGGCAAAAACGGAAACCACCACTGGCTTGAAGGTCGCTGTCCGCATCATCAGTAAAGTTTTTGAAACCGGGCGCAAGTATACCCAAGCGTTTAAGGATAACATGACCATCCAGTTCGATGATTTCCTGCCAAAATGGAACTACACCGCTACCCCTCAGTCCCCCTGA
- a CDS encoding hemerythrin family protein: protein MAYTEPYAANWEALPNVAMPFMNTVHDDELALVSRLLADLENAAEPASIDAQIAAWVEHTRAHFSREERLMHEYDFFATPCHQGEHETALLQLLGVQQQWLRERDIAMLQDYIQYWREWLQQHIGTMDFVTAQFLSQLNVQVEL, encoded by the coding sequence ATGGCTTACACTGAACCTTACGCTGCGAATTGGGAGGCGTTGCCGAATGTGGCAATGCCGTTTATGAACACCGTGCATGACGATGAATTGGCGCTGGTTTCACGCTTGCTGGCAGATCTTGAAAACGCCGCCGAACCTGCCAGCATTGACGCGCAAATTGCCGCCTGGGTGGAACACACTAGGGCGCATTTTTCCCGCGAAGAACGTTTGATGCACGAATACGATTTCTTCGCCACGCCCTGCCATCAGGGTGAACACGAGACGGCCTTGCTGCAATTGCTGGGTGTACAACAGCAATGGTTACGCGAGCGCGATATCGCGATGTTGCAGGATTACATCCAGTATTGGCGCGAATGGCTGCAACAACACATCGGCACGATGGATTTTGTGACGGCGCAATTCCTCAGCCAGTTGAATGTGCAGGTCGAGCTGTAA
- a CDS encoding RNA-guided endonuclease TnpB family protein codes for MIISHKIRLDPNHKQATYLAKAAGTARFAYNWALAEWQTQYAAWKDDNTQPKPNQMGLRRQLNAIKREQFPWMLEVTKNAPQMAIIQLGAAFKNFFAGRTQYPQFKKKGKSRDSFTLTNDQFSLDGCRIRIPNLGLVRMRETLRFSGKILSATISRTADQWFASITVDTTSNHLPPAKNQGTVGVDLGVSALATLSTGEKVVGAKPHKALLSRLKRLSRSLSRKVKSSANRHKAKQKLAKLHARIANIRQDSLHQLTTDLTRRFHTIGIEDLNVSGMVKNRHLSRAISDMGFFEFRRQLEYKAEMRGAVVVVADRFFASSKTCSAAGCEHKVEKLPLSVREWTCPVCGAVHDRDVNAAKNLEEYAVSYTVSACGGEGSGLGRKPKTKPAPVKQEFNTMTTFS; via the coding sequence ATGATCATCAGCCACAAAATCCGCCTTGACCCCAACCATAAGCAAGCGACGTACTTGGCGAAAGCCGCTGGTACAGCACGGTTCGCCTACAACTGGGCGTTGGCAGAATGGCAAACCCAATACGCAGCATGGAAAGACGACAACACCCAGCCAAAACCCAACCAAATGGGCTTGCGCCGCCAATTGAACGCCATCAAACGCGAACAATTCCCCTGGATGCTGGAAGTCACCAAAAACGCCCCGCAAATGGCGATTATCCAACTCGGTGCAGCCTTCAAAAACTTCTTTGCGGGACGCACCCAGTACCCGCAATTCAAAAAGAAAGGCAAAAGCCGCGACAGTTTCACCCTCACCAACGACCAGTTCAGCCTTGACGGTTGCCGCATCCGCATTCCCAACCTTGGGTTAGTGCGGATGCGGGAAACGTTACGCTTTTCCGGCAAAATCCTCTCTGCCACGATTTCCCGCACCGCTGACCAGTGGTTCGCCAGCATCACCGTGGACACCACCTCAAACCACCTCCCGCCTGCCAAAAACCAAGGCACGGTAGGGGTGGATTTGGGCGTATCTGCACTGGCAACCCTATCAACGGGGGAAAAAGTGGTTGGGGCAAAGCCGCATAAAGCCTTGCTTTCCCGCCTAAAACGGCTCTCGCGCAGCCTGTCCCGCAAGGTCAAAAGCAGTGCCAACCGCCACAAGGCGAAGCAGAAGCTGGCAAAACTTCACGCACGTATTGCCAACATTCGCCAAGACAGTTTGCACCAACTCACCACGGATTTGACCCGCCGATTCCACACCATCGGCATTGAAGATTTGAACGTATCGGGCATGGTGAAAAACCGTCATTTATCCCGTGCCATCAGTGACATGGGATTCTTCGAGTTCCGGCGGCAACTGGAATACAAGGCGGAAATGCGGGGTGCGGTGGTCGTGGTGGCTGATCGGTTTTTTGCTTCGAGCAAGACGTGTTCTGCTGCTGGCTGTGAGCATAAAGTGGAGAAGCTGCCACTGTCGGTACGTGAATGGACTTGCCCCGTTTGCGGTGCAGTCCATGACCGTGACGTAAATGCCGCCAAGAATTTAGAAGAATACGCCGTGAGTTACACGGTGTCTGCCTGTGGAGGGGAAGGCTCTGGTCTTGGGCGCAAGCCGAAGACGAAACCAGCCCCCGTGAAGCAGGAATTCAACACCATGACTACTTTTAGTTAG
- a CDS encoding cbb3-type cytochrome c oxidase subunit I, with translation MQYQSQSVAKLYFMAAIALFVAQVLFGLIMGLQYVMGDFLFPEIPFNVARMVHTNSLIVWLLMGFMGAAYYLVPEESQRELYSPKLAVLMFWVFLVAAALTVVGYLSVPYATLAQITGNDLLPTMGREFLEQPTITKIGIVVVALAFLFNIGMTVLTGRKTVVTIVLLTGLLGLAVFFLFSFYNPDNLVKDKYYWWFVVHLWVEGVWELILASILAFVLIKITGVDREVIEKWLYVIIAMALVVGNGDGGIGIPRCRRLGFHAHTCTRQLLHPRLANHRRTWASGILRRVCVGGTDDYFVRMAAHARAASQKQWQASDGNVVVLAHVGVNGIHHPVPDGRRHFANLPSTLHRCAASVYGGAREG, from the coding sequence ATGCAATATCAATCTCAGTCAGTTGCAAAACTGTATTTTATGGCTGCCATCGCACTGTTTGTCGCGCAAGTCCTGTTTGGCTTGATTATGGGCTTACAGTACGTGATGGGTGATTTTCTGTTCCCGGAAATTCCGTTTAACGTAGCGCGGATGGTGCACACCAACTCGCTGATCGTGTGGCTGTTGATGGGTTTCATGGGCGCGGCTTACTACCTCGTGCCGGAAGAATCGCAACGTGAACTCTATTCCCCGAAACTCGCGGTGCTGATGTTTTGGGTGTTTCTGGTAGCTGCGGCGTTAACCGTGGTCGGCTACTTGTCTGTGCCTTACGCAACCTTGGCGCAAATTACCGGCAATGATTTGCTGCCGACGATGGGGCGCGAGTTCCTCGAACAGCCGACCATTACCAAAATCGGCATTGTCGTGGTCGCGCTGGCGTTCCTCTTCAATATCGGCATGACGGTGCTGACCGGGCGTAAAACCGTGGTCACGATCGTGTTGCTGACCGGCTTGCTCGGCTTGGCGGTGTTCTTCCTGTTCTCGTTCTATAACCCTGACAATCTGGTGAAGGACAAATACTACTGGTGGTTTGTGGTGCATCTGTGGGTTGAGGGCGTGTGGGAACTGATTTTGGCCTCTATCCTCGCGTTCGTGCTGATCAAGATTACCGGCGTTGACCGCGAAGTGATTGAAAAATGGTTGTATGTGATCATTGCGATGGCGTTGGTTGTGGGCAATGGGGACGGCGGTATTGGCATTCCTAGGTGCAGGCGTTTGGGGTTTCATGCACACACTTGCACCCGTCAACTATTACACCCACGGCTCGCAAATCACCGCCGCACATGGGCATCTGGCATTCTTCGGCGCGTATGTGTTGGTGGTACTGACGATTATTTCGTTCGCATGGCCGCTCATGCACGGGCAGCAAGCCAAAAGCAATGGCAAGCAAGTGATGGAAATGTGGTCGTTCTGGCTCATGTCGGTGTCAATGGTATTCATCACCCTGTTCCTGACGGGCGCAGGCATTTTGCAAACTTACCTTCAACGTTACACCGATGCGCCGCAAGCGTTTATGGTGGTGCAAGAGAAGGTTAA
- a CDS encoding c-type cytochrome, with translation MQEVFTKSMARNIYYGGSAFFLLLFLALTFDTHQAWPARDNHQNLTEQVAAGKRLWERNNCIGCHTLLGEGAYFAPELGNVYKRFGEN, from the coding sequence ATGCAGGAAGTTTTCACCAAAAGCATGGCGAGAAATATTTACTATGGCGGCTCAGCGTTTTTCCTGCTGCTCTTTCTTGCCCTGACATTCGACACGCATCAGGCTTGGCCTGCGCGTGACAACCATCAAAACCTCACCGAACAGGTTGCCGCAGGCAAACGCTTGTGGGAACGCAATAACTGCATCGGCTGCCACACCTTGCTGGGCGAAGGCGCGTATTTCGCCCCCGAACTCGGCAATGTCTACAAGCGTTTCGGCGAAAACTAA
- the queA gene encoding tRNA preQ1(34) S-adenosylmethionine ribosyltransferase-isomerase QueA gives MKLSDFHYDLPPALIASEPLTERTASRLLILNGDSGECRDGQFTDVLDLIQPEDLLVFNNTRVIPARLHGEKATGGKVEVLVERITGEHTALAHIRASKAPKPGTRLRLEQVIDAQVTGRQDDLFEVQFLHTDSALSLLEQYGHIPLPPYIERADTPDDRERYQTVFAQQPGAVAAPTAGLHFDQPLLEALRQKGVQTAAVTLHVGAGTFQPVRVQDLSQHVMHAEYADVSHDVCDAVAACRERGGRVVAVGTTSVRSLESAARDGTLKPFQGDTRLFITPGYEFRVVDVMITNFHLPESTLLMLVSAFAGYENIKQAYQYAVHREYRFFSYGDAMFITYRQNK, from the coding sequence ATGAAATTAAGTGACTTCCATTATGACCTTCCTCCAGCGCTGATTGCTTCCGAACCTTTAACGGAACGGACAGCCAGTCGGCTACTGATTTTGAACGGTGACAGCGGTGAATGCCGTGACGGTCAGTTTACCGATGTGCTCGATTTGATCCAGCCTGAAGACTTGCTGGTATTCAACAATACGCGCGTGATTCCTGCCCGCTTGCATGGCGAAAAAGCCACGGGCGGCAAGGTTGAAGTGCTGGTGGAACGCATTACCGGCGAACATACCGCATTGGCTCACATTCGTGCCAGCAAAGCGCCCAAACCCGGTACGCGCTTGCGTTTGGAACAGGTGATTGATGCGCAAGTAACCGGGCGGCAAGACGATTTGTTTGAGGTGCAGTTCTTGCACACGGATTCGGCGTTGAGTTTGCTGGAGCAGTACGGGCATATTCCTTTGCCGCCTTACATCGAGCGTGCGGATACGCCAGACGACCGGGAACGTTATCAAACGGTATTTGCGCAACAACCGGGAGCGGTGGCAGCACCGACCGCTGGTTTGCATTTTGATCAGCCGTTATTGGAGGCATTGCGGCAAAAAGGGGTGCAAACTGCTGCGGTTACGTTGCACGTGGGGGCGGGTACGTTCCAGCCGGTGCGGGTGCAGGATTTATCACAGCACGTCATGCATGCTGAATACGCCGATGTTTCCCATGACGTGTGTGACGCGGTAGCGGCTTGCCGTGAACGTGGTGGGCGTGTGGTGGCAGTCGGCACAACGTCGGTGCGCAGCCTTGAAAGTGCTGCCCGTGATGGCACATTAAAACCGTTTCAGGGTGATACACGTTTGTTCATTACACCGGGTTATGAATTCCGTGTAGTGGATGTCATGATTACCAATTTCCACCTGCCCGAATCTACGTTGTTGATGTTGGTTTCAGCGTTTGCTGGGTATGAAAACATCAAGCAAGCCTACCAATATGCCGTTCATCGGGAATATCGCTTCTTTAGTTACGGCGACGCCATGTTTATAACCTATAGACAGAATAAATAG
- a CDS encoding KpsF/GutQ family sugar-phosphate isomerase, producing the protein MSHHAKDLLTLAKAVIDTEIAALAALPSRLDADFLHACEAILACKGRVIVTGMGKSGHIGNKIAATLASTGTPAFFLHPGEASHGDLGMIVSGDVIIALSNSGTSAEILAILPVIRRLDVRIIAMTGNPQSPMAEAADFHIHIGVDKEACPLGLAPTSSTTATLVMGDALAVALLEARGFTANDFARSHPGGRLGKRLLVHVRDIMHTGADIPQVRPDASLQQAILEMTRKKLGMTAITTETGKLQGIFTDGDLRRSFEKGQSLHEQPISALMTISFRSIDAHSLAVEALNLMQEYAITVLPVIQDGSVIGIIHMHDLLRAGIA; encoded by the coding sequence ATGTCACACCACGCTAAAGACCTGCTTACCCTTGCCAAAGCGGTCATCGATACTGAAATCGCCGCCCTCGCCGCCCTGCCCTCGCGTTTAGACGCTGACTTCCTCCACGCTTGCGAAGCCATTCTCGCTTGCAAAGGGCGCGTTATTGTTACGGGTATGGGCAAATCCGGGCATATCGGTAACAAAATTGCCGCCACCCTCGCCAGCACCGGCACACCCGCATTTTTCCTGCATCCCGGCGAAGCCAGCCATGGCGACCTCGGCATGATCGTCAGCGGCGATGTCATCATTGCGCTTTCTAATTCCGGTACCAGCGCCGAAATTCTTGCAATTCTGCCGGTCATCCGTCGTCTTGACGTGCGCATTATCGCCATGACCGGCAACCCGCAGTCGCCAATGGCAGAGGCCGCCGATTTCCACATCCATATCGGGGTCGACAAAGAAGCTTGTCCTTTGGGTCTTGCGCCCACCTCCAGCACCACCGCCACCTTGGTCATGGGCGATGCGCTCGCGGTAGCCTTACTGGAAGCACGTGGATTTACTGCCAATGATTTCGCCCGTTCCCACCCCGGCGGACGTTTAGGCAAGCGCTTGCTGGTGCATGTGCGTGACATTATGCATACTGGCGCGGACATTCCCCAAGTCCGCCCCGATGCGAGCTTGCAACAAGCAATTCTGGAAATGACGCGCAAAAAACTCGGCATGACCGCCATCACCACTGAGACGGGAAAATTACAGGGTATTTTTACTGACGGCGATTTACGCCGCTCTTTCGAGAAAGGGCAAAGCTTACACGAACAACCCATCTCCGCTTTGATGACCATCTCATTTCGCAGTATCGACGCACACAGTCTTGCTGTTGAGGCTCTCAATCTGATGCAGGAATACGCCATCACGGTACTACCCGTTATTCAGGATGGCAGTGTTATCGGTATTATTCATATGCATGATCTATTACGCGCTGGTATTGCCTAA